One Silurus meridionalis isolate SWU-2019-XX chromosome 10, ASM1480568v1, whole genome shotgun sequence genomic window carries:
- the lrrc17 gene encoding leucine-rich repeat-containing protein 17, with the protein MRLVTVLLLLVLVCLVAGARSGKKQRQERSQRRNKLNSVIHFPGGCKEYVENGDKYLDCQDCQLTAVLLGWPEDIDHLLLAQNRINVLRDKTFSHFHNLFTLDLQLNEISLIEEGAFSGLSKLTTLLLQHNQLQFVSEAMLIPMPRLRHLRLHDNPWTCNCQLDSLVRFLQVPSNRYMGNFAKCAEPTDLWGQKLKNMNPRLLCLPRMQSQFLLPRHHSESSLLCDTQDSPKPLVDCRGRGLKVVPPDIPENTVKMDLAFNNITELKPKEFVNIKDLKLLNLSSNGLRSIDTAAFAGLLHLRELDLSNNSLHYFNYGVLEDLYYLRTLYLVGNPWTCDYNIHYLIYWLKHHTAVEHTGLVCSEPEEFRGWSVESYVKTYNDECPKGMQLDLHRTGTTDITSQELIAEIGEDPDLLPSPLQNKEHKLEEFKIFRLN; encoded by the exons ATGCGACTCGTCACTGTTTTGCTGCTgttggttctggtgtgtttagTGGCTGGGGCAAGGAGCGGAAAGAAACAACGACAAGAAAGATCTCAGCGCAGAAACAAGTTGAACTCTGTTATACATTTTCCAGGTGGCTGCAAAGAGTATGTAGAGAATGGGGATAAGTATCTTGACTGCCAGGACTGTCAATTGACTGCTGTCCTGCTCGGTTGGCCAGAGGATATCGACCACCTTTTGCTGGCACAGAACAGAATAAATGTGCTCCGAGATAAGACCTTCAGTCATTTTCATAACCTGTTTACTTTGGATTTGCAGCTGAATGAAATTTCACTAATTGAGGAAGGTGCTTTCAGTGGTCTCAGTAAGCTCACCACCCTACTTCTACAGCACAACCAGCTCCAATTTGTTTCTGAAGCCATGCTCATACCCATGCCCCGACTTAGACACCTGCGCCTTCATGACAATCCATGGACATGCAACTGCCAGCTGGACAGCCTTGTCCGCTTCCTGCAGGTGCCAAGCAACCGCTACATGGGTAACTTTGCAAAATGTGCAGAACCCACAGATTTGTGGGGGCAGAAGCTGAAGAACATGAATCCCAGGTTGCTGTGCTTACCACGCATGCAGTCGCAATTTCTTCTACCAAGACATCATTCTGAATCCTCACTGCTGTGCGACACTCAAGATTCTCCGAAACCACTGGTTGACTGCAGGGGCAGAG GGCTGAAGGTGGTGCCACCTGATATCCCAGAAAACACTGTGAAAATGGATCTTGCTTTTAACAACATAACGGAGCTGAAGCCTAAAGAATTCGTAAACATCAAAGACTTAAAGCTGTTGAACCTTAGCAGCAACGGTCTGAGGAGCATAGACACAG CTGCATTTGCTGGACTGTTGCACTTGAGAGAGTTGGACCTCTCTAACAACAGTCTGCACTACTTTAATTATGGTGTTCTGGAAGACCTTTACTACCTCAGGACACTGTATCTAGTTGGCAACCCCTGGACTTGTGATTATAATATTCATTACCTGATCTACTGGCTAAAGCACCACACTGCAGTGGAACACAcaggcctggtgtgcagtgaGCCGGAGGAATTCCGAGGTTGGTCTGTTGAAAGCTATGTCAAGACCTACAATGATGAGTGTCCCAAAGGCATGCAGCTGGACCTGCACAGAACTGGTACTACAGACATCACATCACAAGAGTTGATTGCGGAGATTGGTGAGGATCCAGACCTGCTGCCCAGCCCACTACAAAATAAGGAACACAAGCTGGAAGAGTTTAAGATTTTCCgtctgaattaa